A genomic region of Diceros bicornis minor isolate mBicDic1 chromosome 39, mDicBic1.mat.cur, whole genome shotgun sequence contains the following coding sequences:
- the NUP43 gene encoding nucleoporin Nup43 encodes MEEIYAKFVSQKISKTRWRPVPPGSLQTAETFATGSWDNEENRVSLWSIGDFGNSDSDGGFEGDHQLLCDIKHHGDVMDLQFFDQERIVAASSTGCVTVFLHHPNNQTLSVSQQWTAAHYHTSPGSPSCCSAPCTGIVCSNPEIVTVGEDGRINLFRADHKEAVRTIDNADSSTLHAVTFLRTPEILTVNSIGQLKIWDFRQQGNEPSQILSLTGDRVPLHCVDRHPNQQHVVATGGQDGMLSIWDVRQGIMPVSLLKAHEAEMWEVHFHPSNPDHLFTCSEDGSLWHWDASTDVPEKSSLFHQGGRSTFLSHSISNQANVHQSVISSWLSTDPARDRIEITSLLPNRTLSVNSLDVLGPCLVCGTDAEAIYVTRQLFS; translated from the exons ATGGAGGAGATTTATGCCAAGTTTGTGTCTCAGAAAATCAGCAAAACCCGCTGGCGGCCGGTGCCTCCGGGGAGCCTGCAGACCGCAGAGACCTTCGCTACGGGCTCTTGGGACAACGAG GAAAATCGTGTTTCCCTGTGGTCTATTGGCGATTTTGGGAACTCGGACTCTGATGGAGGGTTTGAAGGAGACCATCAGTTACTGTGTGACATCAAACACCATGGTGACGTGATGGACTTACAG ttttttgACCAGGAAAGGATTGTAGCTGCTTCATCAACAGGATGTGTAACAGTTTTCCTTCACCATCCAAATAACCAG ACTCTGTCAGTCAGCCAGCAGTGGACGGCCGCTCACTACCACACGAGCCCAGGCAGCCCCTCCTGTTGCAGTGCACCCTGCACGGGTATCGTGTGCAGCAACCCAGAAATTGTCACAGTTGGAGAAGATGGTCGGATAAATCTTTTCAGGGCTGATCACAAGGAGGCTGTGAGAACTATAG ACAATGCAGATAGCAGTACACTCCATGCTGTAACCTTCCTTCGAACTCCTGAGATTCTTACAGTTAATTCAATTGGACAGTTAAAAATATGGGATTTCAGACAACAAGGAAATGAGCCCTCTCAGATATTATCACT GACTGGTGACCGAGTGCCACTCCACTGTGTTGACAGACATCCCAACCAGCAGCATGTTGTAGCTACTGGGGGCCAGGATGGAATGTTGAGTATCTGGGATGTTAGACAAGGCATCATGCCTGTGTCTCTGCTCAAGGCTCATGAAGCTGAAA TGTGGGAAGTTCATTTCCACCCATCCAATCCCGATCATCTTTTTActtgttctgaagatggatcccTCTGGCACTGGGATGCCTCCACAGATGTACCTGAAAAATCATCACTGTTTCACCAag gAGGAAGAAGTACTTTTCTGTCTCACAGCATCAGTAACCAGGCTAACGTTCACCAGTCTGTCATAAGCTCCTGGCTCAGCACTGATCCTGCAAGAGACCGTATTGAAATCACAAGCTTGCTTCCCAACAGGACTCTGTCTGTGAACAGTTTGGATGTTTTAGGTCCTTGCCTTGTTTGTGGAACTGATGCAGAAGCAATTTATGTTACTAGACAACTGTTTTCATGA